A single Ziziphus jujuba cultivar Dongzao chromosome 11, ASM3175591v1 DNA region contains:
- the LOC107432217 gene encoding protein CIA1 isoform X2, whose product MELEDGRFELREIQKLEGHTDRVWSLAWNPVTGVAGIPYVFASCSGDKTVRIWEQSPSTASWECKAVLEDTHTRTVRSCAWSPSGKLLATGSFDATTAIWENVGGDYECVSTLEGHENEVKSVSWNASGTLLATCARDKTVWIWEGEQGNEFDCVAVLQGHTQDVKMVQWHPTMDILFSCSYDNTIKVWADEGGDDDWACVQTLGEPNNGHSSTVWALSFNHSGDKMVTCSDDLTLKIWGVDTISAQSANGYAPWRHLCTISGYHDRTIFSVHWSREDIIASGAADDAIRFFVENKDKDGLVDGPLYKLLMKEEKAHDMDVNSVQWSPGEKRLLASASDDGTIKIWELAPVSC is encoded by the exons ATGGAGTTGGAGGATGGGCGATTCGAGCTCAGGGAGATTCAGAAGCTCGAAGGCCACACTGATAGGGTCTGGAGCCTCGCTTGGAATCCAGTCACAGGTGTTGCTGGGATACCGTACGTATTCGCTTCTTGTAGCGGCGACAAGACCGTCCGTATTTGGGAGCAGAGTCCCTCTACTGCTTCTTGGGAATGCAAG GCTGTTCTGGAGGACACACACACTAGAACCGTCCGATCCTGTGCTTGGTCACCATCGGGCAAACTACTGGCTACGGGAAGCTTTGATGCCACCACAGCTATTTGGGAAAATGTTGGTGGTGATTACGAATGCGTTTCCACTCTAGAG GGTCATGAAAATGAAGTCAAAAGTGTGTCATGGAATGCATCTGGGACTCTTCTTGCAACATGTGCTCGAGATAAAACTGTTTGGATTTGGGAAGGAGAGCAAGGCAACGAGTTTGATTGTGTTGCAGTGTTGCAAGGACATACACAGGATGTGAAAATGGTTCAGTGGCATCCAACCATGgacattttgttttcttgtagcTATGATAATACCATTAAG GTTTGGGCAGATGAAGGTGGTGATGATGATTGGGCGTGTGTTCAAACATTAGGTGAACCTAACAA TGGTCACTCATCTACTGTATGGGCTCTGTCATTTAATCATAGTGGAGATAAAATGGTTACCTGTAG TGACGATCTAACCCTAAAGATATGGGGAGTAGACACCATTTCAGCACAGTCTGCCAATGGTTATGCACCTTG GAGACATCTTTGTACCATTTCAGGTTATCATGATCGGACAATCTTTTCAGTTCATTGGTCAAG GGAAGATATCATTGCCAGTGGAGCCGCTGATGATGCTATACGATTTTTTGTGGAAAACAAAGACAAAGATGGTTTG GTTGATGGGCCTTTGTATAAACTGCTGATGAAGGAGGAGAAAGCCCATGACATGGATGTAAATTCAGTGCAGTGGAGCCCTGGG gAGAAACGGCTACTTGCTTCTGCCAGTGACGATGGGACAATCAAGATATGGGAGCTGGCACCTGTCTCCTgttaa
- the LOC107432197 gene encoding uncharacterized protein LOC107432197, which produces MGNCLVLREQVIKIVKPDGKILEYRAPMKVYQVLTEFSGHAISETASVMKHLKPETKLLGGHLYYLVRLPLPANGASKKKKVRFSDPEMDEADAGQERKKTTSSSSVVRIKLVISKQELQEMLRKGGISVDDMVSKLHNGGTGKSMGMDDDNGNNDRHGWKPALESIPEGN; this is translated from the coding sequence ATGGGAAACTGCTTGGTTCTGAGAGAGCAAGTTATAAAAATCGTGAAACCGGATGGGAAAATCCTCGAATACAGAGCACCCATGAAAGTTTACCAGGTGCTCACTGAATTCTCAGGGCATGCTATATCAGAGACAGCCTCGGTGATGAAGCATCTAAAGCCAGAAACCAAACTCCTCGGTGGTCACCTTTACTATCTTGTACGTCTCCCTTTGCCGGCAAACGGTGCTtccaagaagaagaaggtgaggttTTCAGATCCTGAAATGGACGAAGCAGATGCAggacaagaaagaaagaaaacgacGTCGTCATCCAGTGTTGTAAGGATTAAGCTTGTTATCAGTAAGCAGGAACTCCAGGAGATGTTGAGAAAAGGAGGAATTTCAGTGGATGACATGGTCTCTAAGCTTCATAATGGTGGTACTGGAAAAAGCATGGGTATGGACGATGATAATGGTAATAATGATCGACATGGTTGGAAACCTGCATTGGAAAGCATACCAGAAGGAAACTAG
- the LOC107432189 gene encoding iron-sulfur assembly protein IscA-like 2, mitochondrial, producing MLGTSLKAKTAILRSRLCVGEENIGVVFVRTFSQTEKTQKEKVHLDLLRDRERESKEAGMAPRSLILHRLTPYFAARIRQNQRLLSSYSSSALQEVSSSSPSPSPSPSLDAVDMTETCIRRIKDLQSSEPSSEEKMLRLSVETGGCSGFQYVFDLDNKTNPDDRVFEREGVKLIVDNISYDFVKGATVDYVEELIRSAFVVATNPSAVGGCSCKSSFMVKQ from the exons ATGCTTGGCACAAGCCTAAAGGCTAAAACCGCCATTTTGAGGTCCCGACTCTGCGTTGGAGAGGAGAATATTGGTGTTGTTTTCGTTCGGACATTTTCACAAACAGAGAAAACCCAGAAAGAAAAAGTTCATTTGGACCTCttgagagatagagaaagagagagtaaaGAGGCCGGAATGGCGCCAAGATCGTTGATTCTTCATCGCCTAACGCCGTACTTCGCTGCCCGAATCCGACAGAATCAGAGGCTCCTCAGCTCTTATTCTTCCTCTGCTCTTCAAGAAgtttcttcttcatctccatcTCCATCCCCGTCCCCGTCCCTTGATGCCGTGGACATGACTGAAACTTGTATTCGG AGAATTAAAGACCTACAGTCTAGTGAACCATCATCAGAGGAAAAGATGCTTCGATTGAGTGTAGAAACTGGTGGATGTTCTGGGTTCCAATATGTTTTTGATTTAGACAACAAAACCAACCCAGACGACAG AGTTTTTGAGAGAGAAGGAGTTAAATTGATTGTTGATAATATTTCATATGATTTTGTAAAAGGGGCAACCGTTGATTATGTTGAGGAGCTTATTCGTTCTGCTTTTGTT GTGGCGACAAATCCAAGTGCAGTAGGCGGTTGCAGCTGTAAAAGTTCTttcatggtgaagcaataa
- the LOC107432220 gene encoding uncharacterized protein LOC107432220, with protein sequence MASSLLQWESDPLFSAAEVVQDSADRMESIFRLLVHELTLVQGDQTDPKLLASINYHRRDLATTLETAKWQLEDFERAVSLSAVTDKSKMREDVISRNRQFIRAIREQIIQVEKSLEEASIGYPIKNADWINLNEDDRDGLALFLSGGSPSKSSSPYELEDSGILRRFLDPTTASSSQDNTSHNFEIKSIKVDNLNMNEVVHVNHNFGSMGNNLRNMDSCFSSQLGESRDNLLETYCNGYGEDGNWDLEVNQTKPQNGFHENKLRRFRSRNNIFGFFGNLWTAYESPFTRNYIKRLKDGEEQAHSTTGTDVLNDGQSWLGTCRVAYQRWTHYVQVNRHSFRLTLSIIFTLIILGMLVSRMA encoded by the exons ATGGCATCGAGTTTGCTCCAATGGGAATCGGACCCTCTGTTTTCGGCGGCCGAAGTTGTCCAAGACTCCGCTGACAG GATGGAATCGATTTTCCGCCTTCTGGTGCATGAGCTGACTCTAGTTCAAGGCGACCAAACAGACCCAAAGCTACTTGCATCTATAAATTATCATAGGCGTGATCTTGCAACAACACTTGAAACGGCAAAGTGGCAG CTGGAGGATTTTGAAAGAGCAGTCAGCTTGTCAGCCGTAACAGACAAGTCCAAGATGAGGGAAGATGTAATTTCTAGGAACAGGCAGTTTATCCGAGCTATCAGGGAACAAATAATTCAAGTGGAGAaaagcttggaggaggcatcaATAGGATATCCCATTAAAAATGCAGATTGGATCAACTTGAACGAAGACGATAGAGATGGATTGGCGTTGTTTCTTTCTGGGGGAAGTCCCTCTAAGAGCTCAAGTCCTTATGAATTGGAGGACAGTGGTATCTTGAGAAGATTTCTTGATCCAACCACAGCTTCTAGTTCTCAAGACAATACTTCGCATAATTTTGAGATCAAAAGCATAAAAGTTGACAACTTGAATATGAATGAGGTTGTGCACGTGAACCATAATTTTGGCTCTATGGGGAATAACTTGCGAAATATGGATTCTTGTTTTTCTTCACAATTGGGTGAATCAAGGGATAATCTTCTGGAAACATATTGTAATGGATACGGTGAAGATGGGAATTGGGATCTGGAGGTTAATCAAACTAAACCTCAAAACGGTTTCCATGAGAACAAGTTGAGAAGGTTCCGCAGCAGAAATAATATATTTGGATTCTTCGGTAATCTATGGACTGCATATGAGAGTCCGTTCACAAGGAATTATATAAAGAGATTGAAAGATGGTGAAGAACAAGCTCATTCAACAACAGGAACTGATGTTCTCAATGATGGACAG AGCTGGTTGGGGACATGTAGGGTGGCATATCAAAGATGGACTCATTACGTTCAAGTTAATCGACATTCTTTTCGGTTGACATTGTCAATAATATTTACACTCATTATTCTTG GTATGCTGGTGTCCCGTATGGCTTAA
- the LOC107432195 gene encoding glucosamine 6-phosphate N-acetyltransferase, with product MVVRHGRVSLLRAIRIPHASPDCFIKSISVPRSCSVSLQSTIVSSIKLSFGGWLSILMCSNPSTEGPKLQVRRLEISDKSSFIELLQQLTVCDSVSDKEFEDRFQELSILGDDHVICVIEDDRSGKIIATGSVFIEKKFIRNCGKVGHIEDVVVDSNARGMQLGKKIIGFLTDHARSMGCYKVILDCSTDNKTFYEKCGFKQKEIQMVMYFT from the exons ATGGTTGTAAGACATGGCCGGGTTTCTTTGTTACGGGCTATCAGAATACCACATGCCTCACCAGACTGTTTCATTAAATCCATCTCTGTTCCCAGATCCTGCTCG GTGTCTCTGCAATCTACTATTGTCTCCAGTATAAAGTTGAGTTTTGGAGGCTGGCTCTCCATTCTAATG TGCAGTAATCCATCCACTGAAGGACCAAAATTACAAGTACGAAGATTGGAGATATCTGACAAGAGCAGTTTCATAGAGCTATTGCAACAGCTAACTGTTTGTGATTCTGTATCAGACAAGGAATTTGAAGATAGGTTTCAAGAACTCAGCATCCTGGGAGATGACCATGTTATCTGTGTTATAGAAGATGATCGATCTGGGAAGATCATTGCAACTGGGAGTGTGTTCATTGAAAAGAAGTTTATAAGGAATTGTGGCAAAGTTGGTCATATAGAAGATGTTGTGGTCGATTCTAATGCTCGTGGAATGCAACTAGGGAAGAAAATTATTGGATTCCTCACAGATCATGCTCGTTCTATGGGGTGTTATAAGGTGATTCTTGATTGCAGTACTGATAACAAAACATTCTATGAAAAATGTGGCTTCAAGCAGAAAGAAATTCAGATGGTTATGTATTTCACTTGA
- the LOC107432191 gene encoding cytochrome b-c1 complex subunit 9, mitochondrial, which translates to MDSAARRSGGGLFEGLYRVIMRRNSVYVTFIIAGAFLGERAVDYGVHKIWEYNNVGKRYEDIPVLGQRQSEE; encoded by the exons ATGGATTCAGCAGCTCGGAGAAGCGGTGGAGGCCTTTTCGAAGGGCTTTACAGAGTGATCATGCGACGGAACTCAGTTTACGTCACCTTCATCATCGCCGGTGCTTTCCTTGGCGAACGA GCTGTGGATTATGGAGTTCATAAGATATGGGAGTACAACAATGTTGGG AAACGATACGAAGACATTCCAGTTTTGGGGCAAAGGCAATCAGaggaatga
- the LOC107432217 gene encoding protein CIA1 isoform X1 has protein sequence MELEDGRFELREIQKLEGHTDRVWSLAWNPVTGVAGIPYVFASCSGDKTVRIWEQSPSTASWECKAVLEDTHTRTVRSCAWSPSGKLLATGSFDATTAIWENVGGDYECVSTLEGHENEVKSVSWNASGTLLATCARDKTVWIWEGEQGNEFDCVAVLQGHTQDVKMVQWHPTMDILFSCSYDNTIKVWADEGGDDDWACVQTLGEPNNCAGFLVSGHSSTVWALSFNHSGDKMVTCSDDLTLKIWGVDTISAQSANGYAPWRHLCTISGYHDRTIFSVHWSREDIIASGAADDAIRFFVENKDKDGLVDGPLYKLLMKEEKAHDMDVNSVQWSPGEKRLLASASDDGTIKIWELAPVSC, from the exons ATGGAGTTGGAGGATGGGCGATTCGAGCTCAGGGAGATTCAGAAGCTCGAAGGCCACACTGATAGGGTCTGGAGCCTCGCTTGGAATCCAGTCACAGGTGTTGCTGGGATACCGTACGTATTCGCTTCTTGTAGCGGCGACAAGACCGTCCGTATTTGGGAGCAGAGTCCCTCTACTGCTTCTTGGGAATGCAAG GCTGTTCTGGAGGACACACACACTAGAACCGTCCGATCCTGTGCTTGGTCACCATCGGGCAAACTACTGGCTACGGGAAGCTTTGATGCCACCACAGCTATTTGGGAAAATGTTGGTGGTGATTACGAATGCGTTTCCACTCTAGAG GGTCATGAAAATGAAGTCAAAAGTGTGTCATGGAATGCATCTGGGACTCTTCTTGCAACATGTGCTCGAGATAAAACTGTTTGGATTTGGGAAGGAGAGCAAGGCAACGAGTTTGATTGTGTTGCAGTGTTGCAAGGACATACACAGGATGTGAAAATGGTTCAGTGGCATCCAACCATGgacattttgttttcttgtagcTATGATAATACCATTAAG GTTTGGGCAGATGAAGGTGGTGATGATGATTGGGCGTGTGTTCAAACATTAGGTGAACCTAACAA TTGCGCTGGATTTCTTGTCAGTGGTCACTCATCTACTGTATGGGCTCTGTCATTTAATCATAGTGGAGATAAAATGGTTACCTGTAG TGACGATCTAACCCTAAAGATATGGGGAGTAGACACCATTTCAGCACAGTCTGCCAATGGTTATGCACCTTG GAGACATCTTTGTACCATTTCAGGTTATCATGATCGGACAATCTTTTCAGTTCATTGGTCAAG GGAAGATATCATTGCCAGTGGAGCCGCTGATGATGCTATACGATTTTTTGTGGAAAACAAAGACAAAGATGGTTTG GTTGATGGGCCTTTGTATAAACTGCTGATGAAGGAGGAGAAAGCCCATGACATGGATGTAAATTCAGTGCAGTGGAGCCCTGGG gAGAAACGGCTACTTGCTTCTGCCAGTGACGATGGGACAATCAAGATATGGGAGCTGGCACCTGTCTCCTgttaa
- the LOC107432228 gene encoding heme-binding-like protein At3g10130, chloroplastic, which translates to MLLCEPLIVGQPIASKTQTISRTRNLSPSPSSRTITNISMATDRATAPRQQRRRTMSALEARISLVFALASQTASLSQRLVLDFTTEAAKYLFPKRFESRTLEEALMSVPDLETFKFRVLSRTDQYEIREVEPYFVAETSMPGKTGFDFNGASKSFNVLAEYLFGENTRKEKMEMTTPVFTRTSLSDGEKMEMTAPVITKRVEDQDKWQMSFLMPSKYGANLPFPKDPSVRIREVPRKIVAVVAFSGFVTDEDIKQRETKLREALKNDRQFQVKEGTSVEVAQYNPPFTLPFQRRNEIAIEVESKEE; encoded by the exons ATGCTTCTTTGCGAGCCTTTGATAGTTGGTCAACCAATTGCATCCAAAACCCAAACTATTTCCCGAACAAGAAACCTTAGCCCTAGCCCTAGCAGCAGAACCATCACCAACATCTCCATGGCCACCGACAGAGCTACGGCTCCACGGCAGCAAAGGAGAAGGACCATGTCTGCTCTTGAAGCTCGAATCTCCCTTGTATTCGCTCTCGCTTCCCAAACAGCTTCTCTCTCACAGCGAC TTGTGCTGGATTTTACGACCGAGGCTGCCAAATACTTGTTCCCGAAAAGGTTCGAGTCTCGCACTCTTGAGGAAGCTTTGATGTCAG TTCCGGACCTTGAAACGTTTAAGTTTAGGGTTTTGAGTCGGACAGACCAGTACGAGATTAGGGAAGTTGAG CCTTACTTTGTAGCAGAGACGTCAATGCCTGGGAAGACTGGTTTTGATTTCAATGGAGCATCGAAGTCCTTCAATGTTTTAGCCGAGTACCTGTTTGGTGAG AATACCAGAAAGGAGAAGATGGAGATGACCACTCCAGTGTTTACACGTACTTCTCTATCTGACGGAGAGAAAATGGAAATGACAGCTCCTGTCATAACAAAGAGG GTGGAAGATCAAGATAAGTGGCAGATGTCTTTTCTCATGCCCTCAAAGTATGGTGCTAACTTGCCATTTCCAAAAGATCCATCTGTGAGGATCAGAGAGGTTCCAAGGAAAATTGTTGCAGTTGTTGCCTTCTCAG GTTTTGTGACCGATGAAGACATTAAACAACGGGAAACTAAATTACGAGAAGCTCTAAAGAATGATAGACAGTTTCAAGTGAAGGAGGGGACTTCAGTGGAAGTTGCCCAG tataaTCCACCTTTTACTCTTCCATTTCAACGTCGTAATGAGATTGCAATAGAAGTCGAAAGCAAAGAGGAATAG
- the LOC107432219 gene encoding uncharacterized protein At5g03900, chloroplastic, which translates to MASISTCFQYLPPKPRFYYPKPSILPNFPKTFPVIQTPISPRLAPRVRAPRVLVPVVRAGIDVTPGIRPGGVVESDKLSTDVRKRTMEAVDSFGGRVTIGDVAGRAGLKLNEAQKALQALAADTDGFLEVSDEGDVLYVFPKDYRAKLAAKSFRIKLEPIFDKAKATAEYLVRVSFGTALIASIVLVYTTIIAIVSSRSEEDNRGRRGRSYDSGFAFYFSPTDLFWYWDPYYYRRRRVQTDDSKTNFIESIFSFVFGDGDPNQGIEEERWKLIGQYIASNGGVVAAEELAPYLDIETGKGKMDDESYILPVLLRFDGRPEIDEEGNILYRFPSLQRTASSQRSGRKEYVGRKWADWVGGVEKFFNEKKLQFSKTSMSERAMVIGLGGLNLFGVIILGTMLKDMAVAPSGFIRFVADIFPLLQIYAGSFFAIPLFRWFFMQRRNADIEKRNRAREQRARELEVPDLSLRRKLLSARDMAQRTVIGQDQIIYSTDRDLFEQDYEAREWDRRFREIEKSD; encoded by the exons ATGGCCTCCATATCCACATGCTTTCAGTACCTTCCACCAAAGCCACGCTTCTACTACCCAAAACCCTCAATTCTCCCTAACTTTCCCAAAACCTTTCCTGTCATCCAAACACCCATTTCCCCGCGGCTAGCCCCGAGAGTTCGGGCGCCTAGGGTTTTGGTGCCAGTGGTTAGAGCTGGCATTGATGTCACCCCAGGGATTAGGCCTGGAGGCGTTGTGGAGAGCGATAAGCTCTCCACTGATGTGAGGAAAAGAACAATGGAGGCTGTGGATTCTTTTGGTGGAAGAGTTACTATAGGGGATGTGGCCGGTAGGGCTGGGCTCAAGTTGAACGAAGCTCAGAAGGCTTTGCAGGCTCTTGCTGCTGATACAGACGGCTTCTTAGAG GTCTCTGATGAAGGTGATGTTCTCTATGTTTTCCCAAAAGATTATCGAGCAAAGCTTGCGGCCAAATCATTCAGGATAAAGTTGGAACCTATATTTGATAAGGCAAAG GCTACAGCTGAGTATTTAGTAAGGGTTTCATTTGGCACTGCTCTAATTGCGTCCATCGTTCTTGTTTATACCACAATTATTGCTATTGTCTCTAGTAGAag TGAGGAAGATAATCGAGGAAGACGAGGAAGATCGTATGATTCAGGATTCGCCTTTTACTTCAGCCCGACTGACCTCTTTTG GTACTGGGATCCATATTACTATAGGAGGCGACGTGTGCAAACTGATGATAGCAAGACAAATTTCATTGAATCT ATTTTCTCATTTGTCTTTGGGGATGGTGATCCTAATCAAGGAATTGAAGAAGAGAGATGGAAGTTG ATTGGCCAATACATAGCCTCTAATGGTGGTGTTGTTGCAGCTGAAGAACTTGCTCCTTATCTTGATATAGAAACTGGAAAGGGAAAAATG GATGATGAATCATATATACTACCTGTTCTTTTACGATTTGATGGTCGACCTGAAATAGATGAAGAG GGTAATATTTTGTATCGGTTTCCATCGCTACAGCGTACAGCTTCTTCTCAAAGGAGTGGAAGAAAGGAATATGTGGGGAGAAAATGGGCTGATTGGGTTGGAGGGGTTGAGAAGTTTTTCAATGAGAAGAAATTGCAATTCAG tAAAACTAGCATGTCTGAGAGAGCAATGGTCATAGGACTTGGTGGCCtcaatttatttggtgttaTCATTCTTGGAACCATGTTGAA GGACATGGCGGTTGCACCAAGTGGATTCATTAGATTTGTTGCTGACATTTTTCCTCTACTTCAG ATTTATGCTGGTTCTTTCTTTGCAATTCCTTTGTTTCGGTGGTTCTTTATGCAAAGGAGGAATGCTGATATAGAGAAGAGAAACAGAGCAAGAGAACAGCGAGCTCGAGAACTTGAAGTGCCAGATCTCTCACTAAGGCGAAAG CTCCTCAGTGCTCGGGATATGGCTCAAAGGACGGTTATAGGACAGGATCAAATCATATACAGTACCGACAGGGATTTGTTTGAGCAAGACTATGAGGCCCGAGAATGGGATAGGAGATTTCGAGAGATAGAGAAATCAGATTGA
- the LOC107432178 gene encoding large ribosomal subunit protein uL1: protein MSKLQSEVLRDAIAQISKNSVEKKRNFTETVELQIGLKNYDPQKDKRFSGSVKLPHIPRPKMKICMLGDAQHVEEAEKIGLDYMDVEGLKKLNKNKKLVKKLAKKYHAFLASESVIKQIPRLLGPGLNKAGKFPTLVTHQESLESKVNETKAMVKFQLKKVLCMGVAVGNLSMEEKQIFQNVQMSVNFLVSLLKKNWQNVRCLYLKSTMGSAIRVF, encoded by the exons ATGAG TAAGCTTCAGAGTGAGGTACTAAGAGACGCCATCGCCCAGATAAGTAAAAACTCCGTGGAGAAAAAGCGCAACTTCACTGAGACCGTTGAGCTGCAAATTGGTTTGAAGAACTATGACCCCCAGAAAGACAAGCGTTTCAGCGGTTCTGTTAAGCTTCCACACATCCCTCGTCCTAAAATGAAGATTTGCATGCTTGGTGATGCTCAACATGTGGAAGAG GCAGAAAAGATTGGATTGGATTACATGGATGTGGAAGGGCTGAAAAAgcttaacaaaaacaaaaagctggTCAAAAAGCTAGCAAAGAAGTATCATGCATTTTTAGCTTCTGAGTCTGTTATTAAGCAAATTCCTCGTCTTTTGGGCCCTGGTCTTAACAAAGCAG GTAAATTTCCTACCTTGGTGACTCACCAGGAATCCTTGGAGTCAAAAGTAAATGAAACAAAGGCAATGGTAAAGTTTCAGCTTAAGAAAGTTCTTTGTATGGGAGTTGCTGTGGGGAATCTCTCTATGGAAGAGAAGCAGATCTTCCAGAATGTGCAAATGAGTGTCAATTTCCTAGTTTCAttattgaagaagaattggcAGAAT GTGAGGTGCTTGTACCTGAAGAGTACCATGGGGAGTGCAATCCGCGTCTTCTAA
- the LOC107432101 gene encoding 1-(5-phosphoribosyl)-5-[(5-phosphoribosylamino)methylideneamino] imidazole-4-carboxamide isomerase, chloroplastic yields MGLESLDATLSSDLLSFRRALSHSICGINKPKFITAMPFSTSRLISIRCGVRFRPCIDIHKGKVKQIVGSTLRDTKQDGSALVTNFESDKSAAEFANLYREDGLTGGHVIMLGADPLSKAAAIEALHAYPGGLQVGGGINSDNCLSYIAEGASHVIVTSYVFSNGQMDLERLKGLVRVVGKERLILDLSCRKKGGKYAIVTDRWQKFSDVYLDEEVLDFLANYADEFLVHGVDVEGKKLGIDEELVALLGKHSPIPVTYAGGVTVMADLEKIKVAGMGRVDVTVGSALDIFGGNLAYREVVDWHAQQRKALTI; encoded by the exons ATGGGACTTGAAAGCCTCGATGCCACTTTGTCCTCTGACCTCCTTTCTTTCCGCAGAGCTTTGAGCCATTCTATCTGCGGCATAAACAAGCCTAAGTTCATCACAGCTATGCCTTTTTCAACTTCCA GATTAATTTCCATTCGATGCGGGGTTCGGTTCCGCCCTTGTATTGATATACACAag ggaaaagTGAAACAGATTGTTGGATCAACTCTTCGGGACACAAAGCAAGATGGGTCGGCTCTTGTGACAAATTTTGAATCCGATAAGTCAGCTGCTGAGTTTGCAAATCTGTACAGAGAAGATGGACTTACAGGGGGTCATGTAATCATGCTTGGAGCAGACCCTTTGAGCAAAGCTGCAGCCATTGAAGCATTGCATGCCTATCCTG GCGGATTACAAGTTGGAGGTGGGATCAATTCTGACAACTGTTTGAGTTACATAGCGGAAGGAGCCAGCCATGTGATTGTCACATCA TATGTATTCAGCAATGGCCAAATGGACCTTGAGAGGCTTAAAGGTCTTGTTCGTGTCGTTGGAAAAGAGAGGCTTATTTTGGATCTTAGCTGCAGAAAGAAG GGAGGTAAATATGCAATTGTCACTGATAGATGGCAGAAGTTTAGCGATGTGTATCTTGACGAGGAAGTACTGGATTTTCTTGCCAACTATGCTGACGAGTTTTTGGTCCATGGTGTTGATGTTGAAGGGAAAAA GTTGGGCATTGACGAAGAGCTTGTGGCATTGCTTGGAAAGCACTCACCG ATTCCTGTAACTTATGCTGGAGGTGTCACTGTAATGGCTGACTTGGAAAAGATAAAAGTGGCGGGAATGGGACGTGTGGATGTTACCGTTGGCAGTGCTTTGGATATTTTTGGGGGTAACCTGGCATATAGAGAAGTGGTTGATTGGCACGCCCAGCAAAGGAAGGCCTTGACGATCTAG